The proteins below come from a single Periophthalmus magnuspinnatus isolate fPerMag1 chromosome 7, fPerMag1.2.pri, whole genome shotgun sequence genomic window:
- the kcna10a gene encoding potassium voltage-gated channel subfamily A member 10: MEVALVDFESLEDTENEVDHFADETTALTADLSQDSNIPPSNYLRRASLFAASASPSHLPSCCWESNSPCPPPQAHRVSIPHSPTLPTPSRQGRTSCASMLSSWKLLLSSEGNKENEKIFSRLAKECCEDLFVDKRGLDDGDQKVIINIAGLRFETQLKTLDQFPETLLGDAQKRMEYFDPMRNEYFFDRNRPSFDGILYYYQSGGKIRRPANVPLDVFADEIIFYELGTEAMEQFREDEGFIKDVEVPLPTHDIKKQFWLLFEYPESSNAARGVALVSLFVIIISIIIFCMETLPEFRDELDPVVSTTVHPFNKTRNQSGESLFGGKATPFNDPFFIIETACIAWFFFELCVRFLACPSKREFFHNLMNTIDVISIIPYFITLITELATTPAESTGQNMSLAILRIIRLVRVFRIFKLSRHSKGLQILGQTLKASMRELGLLIFFLFIGVILFSSAIYFAEVDEPNTQFVSIPDGFWWAVVTMTTVGYGDMCPITMAGKMVGTLCAIAGVLTIALPVPVIVSNFNYFYHRETEAEEKTPFSDAIEQALKGDPKKQADTNKENSNTSLNKLNGLWPNNKKK, translated from the coding sequence ATGGAGGTGGCCCTGGTAGACTTTGAGAGTCTTGAGGACACTGAGAATGAGGTGGACCACTTTGCAGATGAGACCACCGCCCTCACTGCAGACCTGTCCCAGGACTCTAACATCCCCCCCAGCAACTACCTCAGGCGGGCCTCTCTGTTCGCCGCCTCCGCCTCTCCCAGCCACCTGCCCTCATGCTGCTGGGAGTCCAATTCACCCTGCCCCCCTCCACAAGCCCACAGAGTCAGTATCCCACACTCCCCAACACTGCCAACTCCCAGTCGACAGGGGCGCACCAGCTGTGCTAGCATGCTATCGAGCTGGAAGTTACTCCTCAGCAGTGAAGGCAATAAGGAAAATGAGAAGATCTTCAGTCGACTTGCAAAAGAGTGTTGTGAGGATCTATTTGTTGATAAACGTGGGCTTGATGATGGAGATCAAAAAGTCATCATCAACATAGCAGGGCTTCGTTTTGAGACTCAACTAAAAACACTAGATCAGTTTCCAGAGACACTCCTGGGGGATGCTCAAAAACGAATGGAGTATTTTGACCCAATGAGGAATGAGTATTTTTTTGATAGAAATCGGCCAAGTTTTGATGGGATTTTGTACTACTATCAATCAGGAGGAAAGATTCGGCGACCAGCCAATGTTCCTCTGGACGTATTTGCTGATGAGATCATTTTCTACGAGCTTGGGACTGAGGCTATGGAACAGTTCAGAGAAGATGAAGGGTTTATAAAGGATGTGGAGGTTCCCTTGCCCACACATGACATTAAAAAACAGTTCTGGCTTTTGTTTGAGTACCCTGAATCTTCTAATGCCGCCCGAGGTGTAGCTCTTGTGTCACTTTTTGTTATCATCATATCAATCATTATTTTCTGTATGGAAACACTCCCAGAATTCCGAGACGAGTTGGACCCAGTTGTTTCCACCACAGTACACCCTTTTAACAAAACCAGAAATCAAAGTGGGGAGTCTCTATTTGGAGGAAAAGCGACTCCTTTCAATGACCCTTTCTTTATAATTGAGACAGCATGCATTGCTTGGTTCTTCTTTGAGCTCTGTGTGCGTTTTCTGGCATGTCCGAGCAAGAGGGAATTTTTCCACAACCTGATGAATACTATTGATGTCATCTCCATCATTCCCTATTTTATAACATTGATAACAGAACTGGCAACTACACCAGCGGAGAGCACAGGACAGAATATGTCTTTGGCCATTTTGCGAATCATCCGTCTTGTGAGGGTATTTCGTATATTTAAGCTGTCCCGTCACTCAAAGGGCCTGCAGATATTGGGGCAAACTCTAAAAGCCAGTATGCGAGAGCTTGGTTTGCTCATCTTCTTTCTCTTCATTGGAGTTATCCTATTCTCTAGTGCAATATACTTTGCAGAGGTGGACGAACCTAACACACAGTTTGTCAGCATACCAGATGGCTTTTGGTGGGCTGTTGTGACCATGACCACTGTAGGTTATGGAGACATGTGTCCGATAACTATGGCTGGGAAAATGGTTGGGACACTGTGTGCAATAGCAGGTGTATTGACAATAGCTTTACCTGTTCCTGTCATTGTCTCCAATTTCAACTACTTCTACCACAGGGAGACAGAGGCTGAAGAGAAGACGCCCTTTTCAGATGCGATTGAGCAAGCATTGAAAGGTGACCCTAAAAAACAGGCTGATACTAACAAAGAAAATAGCAACACCTCACTCAATAAACTTAACGGCTTATGGCCgaacaacaaaaagaaataa